The Methanothrix soehngenii GP6 genome has a window encoding:
- the dapF gene encoding diaminopimelate epimerase, which produces MKLAEISEVELKDDPFLPHSLGFAKLHGNGNDFILVDEISRELVAESAKSRFAIACCRRSFGIGADGVLFLASSQRSDLGMRLFQPDGSEAEMCGNGIRCLAKYAWESGYVGQSFDVETLAGIIPIQVRERDGSFWARVDMGVPRFNRPSIPACGSGDLMDEQMGEFRVCAVNTGVPHAVIFVDDLDIDIYEAAPPIRHCSVFPEGANVDFVKLGSSLQIRTFERGVEGETFSCGTGAVASASVARRMGLVGDEVLVETKGGPLIINFEKDKAFMEGPAVTVYSAEMDEEYWWSLFREM; this is translated from the coding sequence TGACTTCATTCTGGTGGATGAGATCTCAAGGGAGCTCGTGGCTGAGAGTGCGAAGAGTAGATTTGCAATCGCTTGCTGCCGTCGTAGCTTCGGCATAGGAGCAGATGGTGTCCTGTTTCTGGCAAGCAGCCAGCGTTCGGACCTGGGCATGAGGTTATTTCAGCCGGACGGCTCAGAGGCGGAGATGTGCGGCAATGGCATACGCTGTCTTGCCAAGTACGCCTGGGAGTCGGGGTATGTGGGTCAATCCTTTGATGTGGAGACCTTAGCGGGCATCATACCGATTCAGGTCCGGGAGAGGGATGGCAGCTTCTGGGCCAGGGTGGATATGGGCGTTCCCAGGTTCAATCGTCCATCCATTCCCGCCTGCGGTTCTGGTGATCTCATGGACGAGCAGATGGGGGAATTCAGGGTCTGTGCAGTGAATACTGGTGTTCCTCATGCTGTTATCTTTGTGGATGACCTGGACATAGATATCTACGAGGCGGCACCACCAATAAGGCATTGCAGCGTTTTTCCGGAGGGAGCAAACGTCGATTTCGTCAAGCTGGGCTCATCACTGCAGATCAGAACATTCGAGCGAGGGGTAGAGGGCGAGACATTCTCCTGTGGAACCGGGGCGGTGGCCTCTGCCAGCGTTGCCCGCAGAATGGGGCTGGTCGGGGATGAGGTGCTGGTGGAGACGAAAGGTGGGCCGCTGATCATTAACTTTGAGAAGGATAAGGCCTTCATGGAAGGGCCGGCAGTGACTGTCTATTCTGCAGAGATGGATGAAGAGTACTGGTGGAGCCTATTTAGGGAGATGTGA
- a CDS encoding alkaline phosphatase family protein: protein MFMTTTESEPTTESERTFSQLDIAPTVARLLGIQLPLNDGRAIDLVEGWGCRNAAIIIVDSLGYDLLMHLLPCLKNTSRLIDDGILLRAKAVSNHTTPAIASILSGLVPEHHKIFDKAGAKASSILSLPEIASAAGLRSAVIMETNGAEVYEGLIEIIHGISDRIPPEEFDREACSMTLQSLREGPRLLVSYFIGIDKSVHMGREWSGIRSAVLHIDRCIGDITEEADEKTLLIICGDHPIHAGPLKRSSEPYYVALILGRGRSKDNKEQNIDSIGLNVASE, encoded by the coding sequence ATGTTCATGACCACCACCGAATCAGAGCCGACTACCGAATCAGAGCGAACATTCAGCCAGCTCGATATAGCGCCCACTGTCGCTCGATTGCTGGGAATCCAGTTGCCTCTCAATGATGGCAGGGCAATCGATCTGGTGGAGGGCTGGGGCTGCAGGAATGCCGCAATCATAATAGTAGACAGCCTGGGATATGACCTGCTGATGCATCTCTTGCCCTGTCTGAAGAATACATCTCGTCTAATAGATGATGGAATTCTTCTCAGAGCCAAAGCAGTCTCCAATCACACCACTCCTGCCATCGCCAGCATTCTGAGCGGCCTTGTGCCCGAGCATCATAAGATCTTTGATAAGGCAGGGGCAAAGGCCTCAAGCATCCTCAGCCTGCCTGAGATCGCCAGCGCTGCAGGTCTGCGATCTGCGGTGATAATGGAGACAAACGGAGCTGAGGTCTACGAGGGTCTGATCGAGATCATCCATGGAATATCGGACCGCATTCCTCCGGAGGAGTTTGATCGAGAGGCCTGCAGCATGACCCTGCAATCCCTGCGAGAGGGCCCCAGGCTTCTCGTCTCTTATTTTATTGGAATCGACAAAAGCGTGCACATGGGTCGGGAATGGAGCGGCATTCGTAGCGCTGTTTTGCATATCGATCGCTGCATTGGCGATATCACAGAAGAGGCAGATGAAAAGACACTGCTGATTATTTGCGGAGACCATCCTATTCATGCCGGGCCATTGAAGAGGAGCTCTGAGCCCTATTACGTTGCTCTGATCCTGGGGAGGGGAAGATCCAAGGATAATAAAGAGCAGAACATAGATTCGATAGGTTTAAATGTCGCAAGCGAATAA
- a CDS encoding DHHA1 domain-containing protein produces the protein MAKGADAMDISLKLDKLKELCKDCTDSICRQKEILVVSHVDADGLTAAAIICAALDRHNIDYKPLFFRQLDENALEEVADQGADLVIFTDLGSGMIQEILERNLQAIVADHHKPKACPAQPLAHINPHLVGADGANQLSGSGSAFLLARALASSPGANDDLAALAVVGAVGDLQDMASGQLIGLNRYILDIGSRAGAVHFSRDIKLFGKQTRPVYKMLEYSQDPYLPGLSGKEDACIAFLKEVGISLGGEKWRRWIDLSQEEKASLVTAIVQKGLRNGISNIRLERLIGEVYILLKEREGTELRDASEYSTLLNATARYGHAGVGLEVCLGDRDKAFNEAHTLLGQHRQNLVAGLKLVSKRGITPLNSIQYFDAGDAILDTIIGIVAGMSFQMADRSRPILAFAQNVEGDLKVSARGTQDLVRSGLDLAHALSLSAQAVGGVGGGHNVAAGATIPLQAKQEFLEKMDRIVAEQLSCKNNIK, from the coding sequence ATGGCAAAAGGGGCAGATGCCATGGACATATCCCTGAAGCTCGATAAGCTGAAGGAGCTATGCAAAGACTGCACTGATTCTATCTGCAGGCAAAAGGAGATTTTGGTTGTCTCCCATGTGGATGCAGATGGGCTCACCGCTGCTGCCATAATATGCGCCGCCCTGGATAGGCATAACATCGACTACAAGCCCCTCTTCTTCCGGCAGCTTGATGAGAACGCTCTGGAGGAGGTTGCCGACCAGGGTGCGGATCTGGTCATATTCACCGATCTGGGCAGCGGGATGATCCAGGAGATCCTGGAGAGGAACCTGCAGGCCATCGTAGCCGATCATCATAAGCCCAAAGCCTGCCCAGCACAACCCCTGGCCCACATCAACCCTCATCTGGTGGGAGCAGATGGAGCAAACCAGCTTAGCGGCAGCGGTAGCGCTTTTCTCCTGGCCAGAGCCCTGGCATCCAGCCCTGGCGCTAACGACGATCTGGCAGCTTTAGCGGTGGTGGGGGCGGTGGGAGACCTGCAGGATATGGCCAGCGGTCAGCTTATCGGTCTGAACCGCTACATCCTGGACATAGGCTCAAGAGCAGGAGCAGTCCATTTCTCCAGAGACATCAAGCTCTTTGGCAAACAGACCCGCCCGGTCTACAAGATGCTGGAGTACTCCCAGGATCCATACCTTCCCGGCCTCTCAGGAAAAGAGGACGCCTGCATTGCATTTCTTAAGGAGGTGGGAATAAGCCTGGGTGGAGAGAAGTGGAGGCGCTGGATAGATCTCAGCCAGGAGGAGAAGGCCTCATTGGTCACAGCCATCGTTCAGAAAGGGCTGCGCAATGGCATTTCCAATATCAGGCTGGAAAGGCTGATCGGAGAGGTCTATATCCTGCTGAAGGAGAGGGAGGGAACCGAGCTCAGAGACGCCTCTGAGTACTCCACCCTGCTGAACGCCACCGCCCGTTATGGTCATGCCGGGGTGGGGCTGGAGGTCTGCCTGGGAGATAGGGATAAGGCCTTCAATGAAGCCCATACCCTCCTGGGCCAGCACCGCCAGAACCTGGTGGCTGGCTTGAAGCTGGTTTCAAAGAGGGGAATCACCCCATTGAACAGCATCCAGTACTTCGACGCCGGAGATGCGATTTTGGATACGATAATAGGAATCGTGGCCGGCATGAGCTTCCAGATGGCAGACCGCAGCCGGCCTATCCTCGCTTTTGCTCAGAATGTGGAAGGGGATCTCAAGGTATCTGCCCGGGGTACCCAGGATCTGGTCCGCTCCGGCCTGGACCTGGCACATGCCCTATCCCTCTCCGCCCAGGCGGTTGGAGGGGTGGGCGGAGGCCATAACGTCGCCGCCGGAGCGACCATTCCTCTGCAGGCAAAACAGGAATTCCTGGAAAAGATGGACCGCATCGTGGCCGAGCAGCTTTCCTGCAAAAATAATATAAAATAA